The nucleotide window GTCGCGCCCATCGCCAAGCCCCCAGCCCCCGCGAACAGCTCGACGCTTCTCATTGTTTTCGCCTCTCCCTGTCGAGGAAGTTACGTATGGTTTCCTGGAGCCATTCGGTTCGGTTCATCTCGCATTCCCAGATCACGAGGACATCCCAACCCCCGGCCCGCAGTTCGGCCAGCACCTTATGGTCTCGCGCCTTGTTCCCTTCCAGTTTCGGTAGCCAAAACTCCTGGCGGGATTTGGGCAATCGCGCCAGCTTGCAATTTCGATCCGGGTGGCGGTGCCAAAAGCAGCCGTGCAGAAAAATCACCTTGCGCCGGGATGAAAAGACGAGGTCGGGCCGTCCCGGCAGGTTCCCCACATGCAGGCGATAGCGATAGCCCATGCCGTGGATCAGTTTCCGCAAACGCATCTCGGGCGCGGTATCCTTACCCCGGACCCTGGACATGCGTTCGCTTCGTTGACGCGGCGTCAGCGTGTCCATCCGCGACTCGCTACCACAAGCCCCAATCATTGCAACCCCCTTGGGGGAGCATGAGAAAGCCGGGGGCCTTCGGCCCGCTCCAGAAAGACGGGGGAGGCTTCGCCCCTCCCCGAAGCACCGCGCCCCTCTCCCGCTTTTCCATGAACCGGCGAAGCCGGGGGCCTTCGGCCCGTTACGGAAAGGCTGAAGAGACTCCCCTCTCCCGCCTTTCTGGAAACCGGCGAAGCCGGCTATGAACCGGCGGAGCCGGCGGGGTGGATGGTGAGCACGGGCAGGGGCGAGGATTTGACCACCTTTTCGGCCACGGAGCCGAAGACGATGCGGTCGATGCCGCGTCGGCCGTGGGTGCCCATGACGATGATCCCGCAGCCCTGTTCCCTGGCCACGCCGAGGATGGCCTCGGGCGCGTAGCCCATCTCCACGGAGGTGGTGGCGTCGAGCCCGGCGAAGTGCTTTTCCGCGAACTCGGCCATGGTTTCGCGGGCTCCGGCGAGGATCGCGCCGACGAAGTTCTCGATGCTCTCCTCGGCCACGGCGAAGGAGCCGTAGCGCTTGAGCGTGGGGGCCACGTAGACCGCGTGCAGGGGCACGTTCAGGGCGCGGGCCAGGGTGGCGGCGTAGTCGGCCACGCGCGGGGACATGGGCGAGAAGTCGAGGGCGCAGAGGATCTTGCGGATGTCGGCCACGGGTCGCCTCCTGGCTGAGGTTCGGAGCTTTCCCCAGCGGTAGCAGGAAGTTGAGCCGGAAGGCAAGGGGCGGGTTCAGCCACGGTCCGGCCCCGGCTTGCCGTCGCGCGGAGGCCAGCCGACCAGGGAGTAGGCCACGCCCTGGACCCCGGTGACGCGGCCCTGGCCGTCCCGGCGCGGGCACAGGGAGAGCCGGGCCCAGAGATGGGCGCCGTTTCCGTGGAGCATGCGGTGCTCGCCCACGGTATGCGCGCCTTGCAGGGTCTGCTCGATCTGGGAGCGCAGCATGGGCTGGTGCTCGGGCAGGGCGAAGGCCACCAGGGAGCGGCCCTGGACCTTCTGGATGTCGTGGCCCCAGAAGTCCTCCAGGGAGGGCGTGACGTAG belongs to Desulfovibrio aminophilus and includes:
- a CDS encoding very short patch repair endonuclease produces the protein MDTLTPRQRSERMSRVRGKDTAPEMRLRKLIHGMGYRYRLHVGNLPGRPDLVFSSRRKVIFLHGCFWHRHPDRNCKLARLPKSRQEFWLPKLEGNKARDHKVLAELRAGGWDVLVIWECEMNRTEWLQETIRNFLDRERRKQ
- a CDS encoding universal stress protein yields the protein MADIRKILCALDFSPMSPRVADYAATLARALNVPLHAVYVAPTLKRYGSFAVAEESIENFVGAILAGARETMAEFAEKHFAGLDATTSVEMGYAPEAILGVAREQGCGIIVMGTHGRRGIDRIVFGSVAEKVVKSSPLPVLTIHPAGSAGS